The Arachis hypogaea cultivar Tifrunner chromosome 14, arahy.Tifrunner.gnm2.J5K5, whole genome shotgun sequence genome has a segment encoding these proteins:
- the LOC112741094 gene encoding uncharacterized protein isoform X2 has product MASSQNVELEAAKFLHKLIQDSKDEPAKLATKLCVILQHMKSSGKEHSMPYQVISRAMETVINQHNLDIESLKSSRPPSSGAGSSQRGTSQAVGVATDSRAGLPENVMPKMDSFASGRPPFAPSIGAPDHYQGSAAQRSGQSFDHGSPSSLDSRSANSQSRDRRDTTNLDKQVNQKDGRKATSKRKRGDTLSPAEPHVDIPSHLDQRNTANTRKGKMTKAESSDGLPVRSGELTNFNRVPSSSQMQRANQEGPTKIGNPVPCAPNSKYPEDTEVSSAHIASGAHPMVHGGMGVATSAYPMTESVLSSSMRHGGMLGHYSGSSTTSADEPKIGLTDRHSSNSEMSMLRQGVPPRDMARSTISGSSGVPFKEQQLKQLRAQCLVFLAFRNGLAPKQLHLEIALGTAFSREGKDHTDHKGKSQSSVELGTSSGVMMPFGGLNNMRQPDNNNSSGSPSAGKSLEATSFSKGTESAIMTGDKGILSEERKHLLAVKKVELEKQIQERAGAQASSATSFQQQDSSSTKGDVDSGNLQVGLSNRPSSVIGLNKQMNPEINGFTGFASSDEASEGPSQVSSLQHELPIERRDNVVNQFQNMVNSGGSRNHHSINHLTYALKEHWKPVPGTGIDPQGASLMKDADLLAKNVSSDGFKTVPVNDASRHDATFSTDIEGNGRLPPPKYTMSGRWIMDQQKKRLLVQQNWVQKQQKTKQIMTTCFLKLKENVSSSEDISAKTKSVIELKKLQLLDLQRRLRSDFLNDFFKPITTEMEQLKSVKKHRHGRRVKQLEKYEHKMREERQKRIRERQKEFFSEIEVHKEKLDEVFKIKRERWKGVNRYVKEYHKRKERIHREKIDRIQREKINLLKINDVEGYLRMVQDAKSDRVKQLLKETEKYLQKLGSKLQEAKTAAGRFEHDIDEAQCGSFLDKSESTLENEDEGDQAKHYLESNEKYYMMAHSVKESIAEQPSCLKGGKLREYQMNGLRWLVSLYNNHLNGILADEMGLGKTVQVISLICYLMESKNDRGPFLVVVPSSVLPGWDSEINFWAPDVHKIVYAGPPEERRRLFKDRIVHQKFNVLLTTYEYLMNKHDRPKLSKIHWHYIIIDEGHRIKNASCKLNADLKHYQSSHRLLLTGTPLQNNLEELWALLNFLLPNIFNSSEDFSQWFNKPFESAGDNSPDEALLSEEENLLIINRLHQVLRPFVLRRLKHKVENELPEKIERLVRCEASAYQKLLMKRVEENLGSIGTTKGRSVHNSVMELRNICNHPYLSQLHAEEVDNFIPRHYLPPIIRLCGKLEMLDRILPKLKAADHRVLFFSTMTRLLDVMEEYLTLKQHRYLRLDGHTSGGDRGALIDMFNQPGSPYFIFLLSIRAGGVGVNLQAADTVIIFDTDWNPQVDLQAQARAHRIGQKKDVLVLRFETVQTVEEQVRASAEHKLGVANQSITAGFFDNNTSAEDRREYLESLLRECKKEEASPVLDDDALNDLLARSEAEIDVFEAVDQKRREDEMATWKKLVSGPATDGSEPIPSLPSRLVTDEDLKQLYEAMKISDVPKDEIASNGVKRKSGTLGGLDSQHYGRGKRAREVRSYEEQWTEEEFDKMCQAESPGSPKVMEEVTESNCKPNASSSAATASVTETAVVPPVAPATSSLGSLPVHKVKDITPPAKRGRGRPRRKTSDKSPVTEVPLVTSGTVEVDMQVKKGTLLGQVVSSAPESIAHSSEVSGVSGPAHQSDTGVSPNLTTPPNSQAEGTTVSVPIQTRGQGRKSQGGGEATRRRGKKQVLVSPPVPGVSIGPDLKMNEQLEHKPLNPSAGEAMSQGDTVSSSATVQHSCTEPGSVTLSSGGNNKSGVGIALSSQQPLPLSSVTPVPQTVPTYPSVPIQNNGQHQKPQNGSGAPRSRGKKKAMLLPNPNVSGSQNLHLTSNQQSSSGNVLHDKATELKTLQDSLVQESHSVVQDHALHSIGDKDLKSTEVSGDIANKALVESTTEDNTKRSPGLEIEKVLNSDMHDSASNNLSKTAVLENSRNKSFCGSTQPVTEVTRDQQLEAKTHHSDEASKADTSPVHSTKESKECSNQAIEPMAAQAVPNASDNVYPSISASESIQPCPPESMSVKRQGRKTQNRVEPPRRRGRKSSSASPVVSDSLANQDPNLNNDFQKSSVGKVATDVAQAQAFQILLPTGGAAHDLNTKEGAANSSLNKQHKVAPARVDSAPVSSDKISNFGRMQNVNDVARVMKEVFSGTCLPKLKAADSAAGELAKTNTTVDSMNTQLNADKAGYDITNTEAACLTPGIAVNIQEKQSEGEFNNKKLEDKASSDIPTTVAVDVSNNMCLQDKAGSNISTTGAGDVSNIQCKEDKADLEHDKQSEETSNMQSEVKAHIQHCTETYSNQSEVKAHDATPLSSAVRTESLSESCTKSSPLASSGENMSDQPQVIPSCPVVNDSQNALELVIEQNALSPLETEAPNVALSGKYSDALKHAELHENPLVKSCSQSLSEGEMNMGDSICEQPVSAVDKSSNIDPVPEENVISPAAIGDTNVGSSEVCPMDIDTSVSNQVTIVQDNEVVAKSSPQNVDTFSADEVAKIIDQSPDEPVDRSVLQQTSGSKAVANSSVDASQSVLVEEGTISETAILPSSSFSIEDNKFSSKTCAISNSETLEESMEEGATDHSEFLPPEKCAEESCRNATEVPCTVPLLLQESIDSEGYHGDHCKSQDGGIPENHKTGILAAPKTFEGGNEVETFSDKGPQGSSEAQVESKGLVDMENQAEAIQNRAAEMDVPCTSVSGDKAEGESKELADMENQANAIRNRAAEMDVPCTSTLGDKAEGESKELADMENQAEAIQNCAAEMDVPCVSAPGDKAEGESKGLADMENQAETIESCAAEMEVSCSCASGDKAEGENVLVGTKQQIQVSEDTEAVAADETDVSNGVPAVPKTASANGAPLPCSSLTVGEPMVEHDTKGAETGVANQDNQAIRQNALKDAEECSSSAAADIIEESLPQKDVIESEGVPPPCKSVAEGEHVESLSVEALVDSSVKLGTKESEASQDNLVLQENALNEMEETLPSATEDRVAVCSPEKDNLTACSEAPQESEKCENVQGSV; this is encoded by the exons GTTGACATTCCTTCTCATCTTGATCAGCGAAATACTGCTAATACGAGGAAGGGTAAAATGACCAAGGCTGAATCATCAGATGGTCTTCCAGTTAGAAGTGGAGAGCTGACTAACTTTAACAGGGTTCCAAGTAGTAGTCAAATGCAAAGGGCCAACCAAGAAGGCCCAACAAAGATTGGCAATCCAGTGCCATGTGCTCCGAATTCTAAATATCCAGAAGATACAGAGGTTTCCTCTGCTCATATTGCTTCTG GTGCTCATCCTATGGTTCATGGAGGGATGGGGGTTGCCACTAGTGCATACCCAATGACTGAATCAGTTCTCTCGAGTTCAATGCGGCATGGTGGGATGCTTGGGCATTATAGTGGAAGTTCTACTACTTCAGCTGATGAACCTAAAATAGGCCTG ACTGACAGGCATAGTAGTAACTCAGAAATGTCTATGCTTAGACAAGGAGTTCCTCCCAGAGATATGGCAAGATCCACGATTAGTGGATCATCTGGTGTGCCTTTCAAAGAACAACAGTTGAAACAGCTCCGAGCTCAGTGCCTTGTTTTTCTAGCATTTAG AAATGGTTTAGCACCAAAGCAACTACATCTTGAAATTGCTCTTGGAACCGCATTTTCTAGAGAAG GAAAGGATCATACTGACCACAAAGGAAAGTCACAATCTTCTGTTGAATTGGGTACCTCGTCAGGGGTCATGATGCCTTTTGGAGGTCTGAACAATATGAGACAACCTGATAATAATAACTCTTCAGGGTCCCCTTCTGCTGGAAAATCTCTGGAAGCTACGTCATTCTCCAAGGGAACTGAGAGTGCAATAATGACTGGGGACAAAGGTATTCTTTCTGAAGAAAGGAAACATCTCCTAGCTGTAAAAAAAGTAGAGCTTGAAAAGCAAATTCAAGAAAGAGCTGGTGCACAAGCTTCGTCAGCTACTTCTTTTCAGCAGCAAGATTCCTCTAGTACAAAGGGTGATGTTGACAGTGGTAATCTTCAGGTTGGACTGTCCAACCGACCTTCCTCTGTCATTGGGCTGAATAAGCAGATGAATCCTGAGATAAATGGCTTTACCGGATTTGCTAGTTCTGATGAGGCTTCAGAAGGACCCTCGCAAGTCTCTTCTCTTCAGCATGAGTTGCCAATAGAAAGAAGAGACAATGTTGTTAATCAGTTTCAAAATATGGTTAACAGTGGTGGTTCTCGAAACCATCATTCTATTAACCACTTGACATATGCTTTGAAAGAGCACTGGAAACCTGTTCCAGGGACTGGCATTGATCCCCAGGGAGCAAGCTTGATGAAGGATGCAGATTTATTAGCGAAAAATGTTTCTTCAG ATGGGTTCAAAACAGTTCCTGTTAATGATGCATCAAGACATGATGCCACCTTTTCTACAGACATAGAAGGGAATGGGAGGTTACCTCCTCCAAAATATACAATGTCAGGAAGGTGGATTATGGATCAGCAGAAAAAGAGGCTTCTAGTTCAGCAAAACTGGGTACAAAAACAGCAAAAAACAAAGCAAATAATGACCACATGTTTCCTCAAGCTAAAG GAAAATGTGAGCTCATCTGAGGATATATCTGCTAAAACAAAAAGCGTCATAGAGTTGAAGAAACTTCAATTATTAGACCTCCAACGCCGTCTCCGCAG TGATTTTCTGAATGATTTTTTCAAACCAATTACAACTGAGATGGAACAGTTGAAATCGGTTAAGAAGCATAGGCATGGTAGAAGGGTCAAACAACTAGAAAAGTATGAGCATAAAATGAGGGAAGAGCGTCAAAAAAGAATCCGTGAAAGACAGAAGGAGTTTTTCAGTGAGATAGAAGTCCACAA GGAAAAGCTTGATGAGGTGTTCAAAATCAAGAGGGAACGCTGGAAGGGTGTCAATAGATATGTGAAAGAGTACCATAAAAGAAAAGAGCGCATTCATCGTGAGAAGATTGATAGGATCCAGcgggagaagattaatttgtTGAAAATAAACGATGTGGAAGGTTATCTACGGATGGTTCAG GATGCGAAATCTGATCGTGTGAAGCAACTTCTTAAAGAGACTGAGAAGTATCTCCAAAAGCTTGGTTCCAAGCTACAAGAAGCAAAGACTGCAGCAGGTCGCTTTGAACATGATATTGATGAGGCACAATGTGGCAGTTTTCTTGATAAGAGTGAATCTACTCTTGAAAATGAGGATGAAGGTGATCAGGCCAAG CATTATCTGGAAAGCAATGAGAAATATTATATGATGGCACACAG TGTAAAGGAGAGCATTGCAGAGCAGCCATCTTGTTTGAAGGGCGGAAAATTGAGGGA GTATCAAATGAATGGCCTGAGGTGGCTTGTTTCCTTATATAACAACCACTTGAATGGCATCCTTGCTGATGAAATGGGACTGGGTAAAACTGTTCag GTTATTTCTCTAATTTGCTACCTGATGGAAAGTAAAAATGATAGGGGGCCATTTCTTGTGGTTGTGCCCTCTTCTGTTCTACCTGGTTGGGATTCAGAAATCAACTTTTGGGCTCCTGATGTACATAAAATTGTCTATGCTGGACCACCTGAGGAGCGACGTCGGTTATTCAA GGACAGGATTGTTCACCAGAAATTCAATGTCCTCCTGACAACATATGAATATCTAATGAACAAGCATGACAGACCAAAGCTTAGCAAAATACACTGGCATTATATAATAATTGATGAGGGCCACCGCATAAAAAATGCTTCTTGCAAGTTGAATGCTGACTTGAAACACTATCAGAGCTCTCATAGATTGTTGTTAACTGGAACTCCATTGCAG AACAATCTTGAGGAACTATGGGCGCTACTTAACTTCTTGTTACCTAACATATTTAATTCATCTGAGGATTTTTCTCAGTGGTTTAATAAGCCATTTGAGAGTGCTGGAGATAACTCGCCAGATGAA GCCTTACTATCCGAGGAGGAGAACCTCTTGATCATCAATCGTCTGCACCAAGTTCTGAGACCATTCGTACTTCGGAGGCTTAAACACAAG GTTGAAAATGAACTTCCTGAAAAGATTGAAAGACTCGTAAGATGTGAGGCATCTGCATATCAAAAACTTTTGATGAAGAGAGTGGAAGAAAATCTTGGCTCTATTGGCACAACAAAG GGACGGTCGGTACACAACTCTGTCATGGAGCTTCGTAATATCTGCAATCATCCATATCTCAGCCAGCTTCATGCAGAGGAG GTGGATAACTTTATACCTAGGCATTATCTGCCCCCAATTATTAGACTTTGTGGGAAGCTTGAGATGTTGGACCGTATTTTACCTAAATTGAAGGCAGCAGATCATCGG GTTCTTTTCTTCTCAACAATGACTAGGCTTCTTGATGTTATGGAGGAATACTTAACTCTTAAACAGCATCGGTACCTTCGGTTGGATGGACATACCTCAGGAGGTGATCGTGGGGCCCTAATAGACATGTTTAACCAACCTGGTTctccatattttatatttttgctcag CATTCGAGCTGGTGGCGTTGGAGTGAATCTTCAAGCTGCTGACACAGTGATTATATTTGACACCGACTGGAATCCACAG GTTGACCTGCAAGCACAAGCAAGGGCTCATAGAATTGGTCAGAAGAAGGATGTTTTAGTTCTTCGATTTGAAACA GTTCAAACTGTTGAAGAACAAGTCAGAGCTTCTGCTGAGCACAAACTGGGAGTTGCTAATCAGAGCATTACTGCTGGGTTTTTTGACAATAATACAAG TGCTGAGGACCGAAGAGAATACTTGGAATCCCTCCTGCGTGAGTGTAAGAAAGAGGAAGCGTCACCTGTATTGGATGATGATGCTTTAAATGATCTCTTAGCACGCAG TGAAGCAGAGATAGATGTATTTGAGGCTGTTGACCAAAAAAGGCGCGAAGATGAGATG GCTACATGGAAGAAGTTGGTATCTGGGCCAGCAACTGATGGTTCTGAGCCTATTCCTTCACTTCCTTCGCGTCTAGTTACAGATGAAGACTTGAAACAATTATATGAAGCGATGAAGATATCCGATGTGCCCAAGGATGAAATAGCATCTAACGGAGTCAAGAGGAAGAGCGGAACTCTTGGGGGCCTTGATTCTCAACATTATGGAAGGGGAAAACGTGCAAGAGAG GTCCGTTCCTATGAAGAACAATGGACAGAGGAGGAGTTTGATAAGATGTGTCAAGCTGAATCTCCTGGATCACCGAAAGTAATGGAAGAAGTGACAGAGTCAAATTGCAAACCAAATGCTTCTAGCTCCGCTGCAACCGCTTCTGTTACGGAGACTGCAGTGGTGCCTCCGGTGGCCCCTGCAACATCATCTCTTGGGAGTTTACCTGTGCATAAAGTCAAAGATATAACACCACCTGCTAAACGTGGACGTGGCAGGCCAAGAAGGAAAACCTCAGATAAGTCACCTGTTACTGAAGTCCCTCTGGTTACTTCTGGAACTGTTGAAGTGGACATGCAGGTAAAGAAAGGAACTTTGCTTGGTCAAGTAGTATCGTCAGCTCCCGAATCTATTGCTCATTCTTCTGAAGTTAGTGGTGTGAGTGGACCTGCACATCAGTCTGATACTGGTGTTTCTCCTAATCTGACTACTCCACCCAACTCTCAAGCAGAGGGTACTACTGTTTCTGTGCCAATACAAACAAGAGGACAAGGCCGGAAATCTCAAGGTGGAGGGGAAGCAACTAGACGTAGAGGGAAGAAGCAGGTTCTGGTGTCGCCTCCTGTACCTGGGGTTTCTATTGGTCCTGATTTAAAGATGAATGAGCAGTTGGAACACAAACCCCTGAATCCATCTGCTGGTGAAGCTATGTCCCAAGGTGATACTGTTTCCTCCAGTGCTACGGTACAACATTCATGTACAGAACCGGGTTCTGTGACTTTAAGCAGCGGAGGTAATAATAAATCTGGTGTTGGGATTGCTCTGAGTTCTCAGCAGCCCCTTCCTTTGTCCTCTGTTACCCCTGTGCCGCAAACTGTTCCTACTTATCCTTCTGTACCTATACAAAATAATGGGCAACATCAGAAGCCTCAAAATGGATCAGGAGCTCCCCGAAGTAGGGGAAAGAAAAAAGCAATGTTATTGCCTAATCCAAACGTTTCAGGTAGTCAGAATTTGCACCTTACTTCCAATCAACAAAGCTCATCTGGCAATGTATTACATGATAAAGCCACTGAGTTGAAAACCTTGCAAGATAGCCTTGTTCAGGAATCACACAGTGTTGTCCAAGATCATGCATTACATAGCATTGGTGATAAGGATTTAAAATCAACTGAAGTATCTGGTGATATAGCCAATAAGGCATTGGTTGAATCAACAACTGAAGATAATACCAAAAGATCTCCTG GGTTGGAAATAGAGAAGGTTCTGAATTCTGATATGCATGATTCTGCTTCCAACAATTTATCCAAGACTGCTGTTCTGGAGAACTCAAGGAACAAAAGTTTCTGTGGCTCAACACAGCCTGTTACAGAGGTTACAAGGGACCAACAATTGGAGGCCAAAACTCATCATTCTGATGAAGCTTCAAAAGCTGATACTTCTCCAGTTCATTCTACAAAAGAATCAAAAGAATGTTCTAATCAGGCTATAGAACCTATGGCTGCACAAGCAGTTCCCAATGCATCAGACAATGTTTATCCTTCCATATCAGCCTCTGAATCCATTCAGCCTTGCCCACCTGAATCCATGTCAGTTAAAAGGCAAGGCCGTAAAACTCAAAATAGAGTGGAGCCACCCCGGCGTAGGGGGAGAAAATCATCTTCGGCATCTCCTGTTGTTTCTGATTCCCTTGCTAACCAGGATCCTAATTTAAATAATGATTTTCAGAAGTCATCAGTAGGTAAAGTCGCTACAGATGTTGCTCAAGCTCAAGCATTTCAGATCCTTTTGCCCACTGGAGGTGCTGCTCATGATTTAAACACAAAAGAGGGAGCTGCCAATTCTTCTCTAAACAAGCAGCACAAAGTTGCGCCAGCAAGGGTTGATAGTGCACCAGTATCCTCAGATAAGATTTCTAATTTTGGCCGAATGCAAAATGTCAATGATGTTGCTAGGGTTATGAAAGAAGTTTTCTCTGGAACTTGCTTACCAAAGCTTAAAGCAGCAGATTCTGCTGCTGGCGAACTCGCAAAAACTAATACTACAGTTGATTCCATGAATACCCAGTTGAATGCTGATAAAGCAGGTTATGATATAACAAATACGGAAGCAGCATGTCTAACTCCAGGCATTGCTGTGAACATACAGGAAAAACAATCAGAGGGggaattcaataataaaaaattggagGACAAAGCAAGTTCAGATATACCAACTACTGTAGCAGTGGATGTCTCCAATAACATGTGTTTGCAGGATAAAGCAGGTTCTAATATATCAACTACTGGAGCAGGGGATGTGTCAAATATACAGTGTAAGGAGGATAAAGCAGATTTGGAGCATGACAAGCAATCTGAAGAGACATCTAATATGCAGAGTGAAGTGAAGGCTCATATTCAACATTGTACTGAAACTTATTCTAATCAGAGTGAAGTGAAGGCTCATGATGCAACTCCGCTTAGTTCTGCTGTAAGGACCGAGAGTCTGTCTGAATCATGTACAAAATCTTCACCTCTTGCTTCTTCTGGTGAAAATATGTCTGATCAACCACAAGTGATCCCATCCTGTCCTGTGGTAAATGATTCTCAAAATGCATTAGAACTTGTTATAGAACAAAATGCTTTATCACCTTTGGAAACGGAGGCCCCCAATGTTGCATTAAGTGGGAAGTATTCAGATGCTTTAAAACATGCTGAGTTGCATGAGAATCCATTAGTTAAGAGCTGTTCACAATCCCTCTCTGAGGGGGAAATGAACATGGGGGATTCCATATGTGAACAACCTGTCTCTGCTGTTGATAAATCTTCTAATATTGACCCAGTTCCCGAGGAAAATGTGATATCCCCAGCAGCTATTGGCGATACCAATGTTGGTTCTTCTGAGGTTTGCCCAATGGACATTGACACATCTGTGAGTAACCAAGTTACAATTGTGCAGGACAATGAGGTTGTGGCAAAGAGTTCCCCACAGAACGTAGATACGTTCTCAGCAGATGAGGTGGCAAAAATCATAGATCAATCTCCTGATGAACCTGTTGATAGGTCAGTCTTACAACAAACATCAGGGTCAAAAGCTGTGGCCAATTCTTCAGTGGATGCTTCTCAGTCTGTCCTTGTGGAAGAGGGAACCATATCTGAAACTGCAATTTTACCCTCGTCATCTTTTAGCATAGAGGATAATAAGTTCTCATCCAAAACCTGTGCAATTAGTAACTCTGAAACTCTGGAAGAGTCAATGGAGGAGGGCGCGACTGACCACTCTGAATTCCTGCCCCCGGAGAAATGTGCAGAGGAGAGCTGTAGGAATGCCACTGAG gTTCCCTGTACAGTTCCATTGCTGCTTCAGGAATCAATTGATTCTGAAGGTTACCACGGTGATCATTGCAAGTCACAG GATGGCGGGATACCTGAAAATCACAAAACTGGAATCCTTGCTGCTCCTAAAACATTTGAAGGGGGAAATGAGGTTGAGACCTTTTCTGATAAAGGTCCACAAGGATCCTCTGAAGCACAAGTTGAATCAAAAGGATTAGTTGATATGGAGAATCAGGCAGAAGCCATTCAGAACCGTGCTGCTGAGATGGATGTCCCATGTACATCCGTATCAGGGGACAAGGCCGAGGGTGAATCTAAAGAATTAGCTGATATGGAGAATCAGGCAAATGCCATTCGAAACCGTGCTGCTGAGATGGATGTCCCGTGTACGTCTACATTAGGGGACAAGGCCGAGGGTGAATCTAAAGAATTAGCTGATATGGAGAATCAGGCAGAAGCCATTCAAAACTGTGCTGCTGAGATGGATGTCCCGTGTGTGTCTGCACCAGGGGACAAGGCCGAGGGTGAATCTAAAGGATTAGCTGATATGGAGAATCAGGCAGAAACCATTGAGAGCTGTGCTGCTGAGATGGAAGTGTCATGTTCCTGTGCATCAGGGGACAAGGCAGAGGGGGAGAATGTTTTAGTTGGCACCAAGCAACAAATTCAGGTGTCAGAAGACACTGAAGCTGTTGCAGCTGATGAAACAGATGTTTCTAATGGCGTTCCAGCTGTGCCCAAAACAGCATCGGCCAATGGGGCTCCACTTCCATGTTCTTCACTGACAGTGGGTGAACCTATGGTGGAGCATGATACTAAAGGAGCTGAAACCGGTGTCGCCAACCAGGATAATCAAGCCATTAGGCAAAATGCTCTGAAAGATGCAGAAGAGTGCTCTTCTTCTGCGGCCGCTGACATAATTGAAGAGAGCTTACCTCAGAAGGATGTCATTGAATCTGAAGGGGTTCCACCTCCATGCAAGTCAGTTGCTGAGGGCGAACATGTAGAGAGTTTGTCAGTTGAGGCTT